The following coding sequences are from one bacterium SCSIO 12741 window:
- a CDS encoding DUF4082 domain-containing protein, giving the protein MSPLKLENPTLTNQNINWNYNMGYRFTANVNGQITQLGGRWTDGVVHTVRLYSYPSGTLLASTNVTGSINWAYNTLGTAVNVTAGSEYVVAVRLNSQSSGCYSSGTNIALPINQGGITISNTSYAFGSNNMPTNNVTTAMYGQADITFVPCIFAGTITAGSEKVIEGDSTTLTVQNNIGSIQWQSSSDGVNFTDMPGATGIQVSSGAITSQMYFRTRTTSGGCGSDTSNMLVVSREDPFYPLRVQNPAVTGQNLNWNYNMGYRFEATQNGQVTELGGRWRDGVQHTVRLYAYPSGTVLATANVTGSMDWAYTSITPVNLTSGQQYVVAVRLNAQSSGTYSNLSTPQNSAGVEILNGTYVSSSNVMPTNSTTSYVYGLADMRFEPCAYAGLLSASQTSLNKWDSVTINLVNNIGSVQWQQSTDGSNFTNISGATGSSYNTGPLGQTMHYRTYVSGGGCSGDTSTVLTITVTDPDYPLQALNPPITAQNLNWNYNMGYRFTANANGNVTELGGRWRDGVTHTVRLYSYPSGSVLATTNVTGNGDWSYASISPVSLTSGQQYVVAVRLNSQSSGLYGSVSMPTTSGQITINGSCYASSTNNMPTNIITSTVYGQADIKFEPCVFAGVVSATDTLICPSSGTTLEVVDSEGSIQWQSSSDGTNFSNISGATDTVYNASNLAARTYYRVQTSAACGTHISNVVSIGIIGGGLHGEWTGENSTDWFDACNWADGQVPLAEDSVIVPSGTTPPSNMPNIILKYLELNIIGDFTLANDLTLTEGLVLNSGRLRLANSNLILNASATITGGQSTAYIQASGNGEIRKIYSSAGSTITIPVGDNSQFTPITFSLNSATLGSGAYFSFRSVDQNHPSLGTPTNRITRYWVVGGNNVSNFNYNVTLSYADIDIVGTESLIVARFLDPTNQWSSFGSAQTASNQLSATGVTQLGTFTGGDDLPFQSNQDGDWNTASTWSGGTVPGPTDDVTILPGHRVTVMSATTVRSVSVNNGGVIDLAGNDLNVEGDWSGYGQIDGNGSIVMNGTSAQQISGTTEFGVLEIDNSAGVAVVAGSTSIRTRLEITTGNFNAGGRITLISDASGTASIGEITGSLSGTITSQRHISAVNSVDYRHISTPIANSTLNDIKYDATNNPNGMYFYGFSGSNNPSAGISSCFYFNEAAAGSSGSFNDGWQAPSSIGNSNNYLNVLSYYSGGPNFSSYDFSLSGAPNQGNITLSNLSFTGGMGWHLIGNPYPSSIDWNQVSLVGVDAVGYVFTGGGYVATNLLSPSNYIAQYQGFFVHVNSATNSISFQENDKVDTDAAFRKAAPLSNRFKLSLKNLGEDIVTYCALDFKQDATLDFDGKHDAYIIGNPGAIPDLGFAMGGDELQVSAVPAGIKKLEVPLITRCHESGQFELHVDQVPEGNFCMVLYDKKENTYRSLSQGDTIRFSLTANENVHRYVLQVSQPYEELYYSTETCQGKEDGDILLSNVDPANWSLSVFDLQGNSQLIEVDGHYQKAKDLAPGIYKTVVSDVQGQCESQTEFITITEAPGNFAAFEVVNLGADLAGETEVSFYNQSEGMRTIAWMFGDGESSNETNPTHIFKEEGVYTVSQLALVNAECYQVLTQEVVVSGNTLSADMTSASSIRIYDTGLEWVLELPRGEEDVRLDVMDVNGKVLESYQWERLEAGEHRVAHESWSQGLYLYQYHSSESDLAGKIIQGK; this is encoded by the coding sequence GTGAGTCCGCTGAAGCTGGAAAACCCCACTTTGACAAACCAGAATATTAACTGGAATTACAATATGGGTTATCGATTCACTGCAAATGTGAATGGACAGATAACCCAACTCGGTGGTCGATGGACCGATGGAGTGGTTCACACCGTACGATTGTATTCCTATCCGTCGGGTACGCTGCTGGCATCCACGAATGTGACCGGTTCTATTAATTGGGCCTACAACACATTAGGAACAGCGGTAAACGTGACTGCCGGTTCGGAGTACGTGGTAGCGGTTCGATTAAACTCCCAGTCAAGCGGGTGTTACTCATCCGGAACCAACATCGCTCTTCCGATTAATCAAGGTGGAATTACCATTTCAAATACCTCCTACGCTTTCGGATCCAATAACATGCCAACCAATAATGTGACCACGGCCATGTATGGTCAGGCAGACATTACTTTCGTTCCCTGTATTTTCGCCGGTACCATTACTGCCGGTTCAGAAAAAGTTATTGAAGGAGATAGTACGACCCTAACCGTACAAAACAACATTGGAAGTATTCAATGGCAATCTTCATCAGACGGAGTGAACTTTACAGACATGCCTGGTGCAACTGGAATTCAAGTCAGTTCTGGAGCCATCACTTCTCAAATGTACTTTAGAACACGTACCACTTCTGGAGGTTGCGGTTCCGATACTTCAAACATGTTAGTTGTTTCCCGGGAGGATCCATTTTATCCTTTGCGGGTGCAAAATCCTGCTGTGACCGGACAAAACCTAAACTGGAATTACAACATGGGTTATCGTTTTGAGGCCACTCAAAACGGACAGGTAACTGAATTGGGTGGACGCTGGAGAGACGGCGTTCAGCATACCGTTCGTCTTTATGCTTACCCATCGGGAACCGTTTTAGCTACGGCTAATGTGACTGGATCTATGGATTGGGCATACACCTCTATTACTCCAGTTAATTTGACCAGCGGACAGCAATATGTAGTGGCGGTGAGGTTAAATGCGCAGTCGAGCGGAACCTATTCTAACCTATCCACTCCACAAAATTCGGCCGGGGTTGAGATTTTGAATGGAACTTATGTTTCTTCAAGCAATGTGATGCCAACAAATTCCACTACTAGCTATGTCTATGGATTAGCTGATATGCGTTTCGAGCCATGTGCTTATGCCGGATTGTTGAGTGCGAGCCAAACTTCTCTGAATAAATGGGATAGTGTGACCATCAATTTGGTCAACAATATTGGTTCCGTTCAATGGCAACAATCTACGGATGGAAGCAACTTTACTAACATCAGTGGTGCAACAGGATCTTCCTACAATACCGGACCTCTGGGTCAAACCATGCACTATAGAACTTACGTTTCGGGAGGAGGTTGTTCTGGTGATACCTCTACCGTTTTGACGATTACTGTAACCGACCCGGATTACCCACTTCAGGCTTTGAATCCTCCAATCACGGCTCAAAACCTGAACTGGAATTACAATATGGGCTATCGGTTCACGGCCAACGCCAATGGAAATGTTACTGAATTAGGTGGCCGTTGGAGAGACGGAGTTACTCATACTGTTCGCTTGTACTCCTATCCTTCTGGATCTGTTTTGGCTACTACCAATGTTACGGGCAACGGAGATTGGTCTTACGCAAGTATTTCTCCAGTGAGCCTAACCAGTGGACAGCAGTACGTTGTAGCCGTTCGCTTGAATAGCCAGAGCTCTGGATTATACGGTTCGGTTTCTATGCCGACCACCAGCGGGCAGATTACCATTAATGGATCTTGCTACGCCAGTTCTACGAACAATATGCCTACCAATATTATTACCTCCACGGTTTATGGTCAGGCCGATATCAAATTTGAGCCTTGTGTATTTGCCGGTGTAGTTTCTGCTACCGATACATTGATTTGTCCTTCAAGTGGAACCACTTTAGAAGTAGTTGATTCTGAAGGATCGATTCAATGGCAGAGCTCTTCTGATGGAACTAATTTTTCGAATATTTCTGGAGCTACCGATACTGTTTACAACGCCTCTAATTTGGCGGCACGAACATACTACCGGGTTCAAACTTCTGCTGCTTGTGGAACGCACATTTCCAACGTGGTTTCAATCGGAATCATTGGAGGTGGCCTTCACGGTGAATGGACGGGTGAAAACAGCACCGATTGGTTTGATGCTTGTAACTGGGCTGATGGTCAGGTGCCCTTGGCTGAGGATAGTGTGATTGTTCCATCAGGAACTACGCCTCCATCCAACATGCCCAACATCATTTTGAAATACCTGGAGCTCAATATAATCGGAGACTTTACGCTGGCCAATGATTTGACACTTACCGAAGGTTTAGTGCTTAACTCTGGTAGATTGAGATTGGCAAACAGCAATTTGATATTGAACGCCAGTGCCACTATTACAGGGGGGCAATCCACGGCTTACATTCAGGCCAGTGGAAACGGTGAGATTCGTAAAATTTATTCCAGTGCAGGTTCTACGATTACCATTCCTGTAGGTGATAACTCTCAGTTCACACCGATTACCTTCTCGTTAAACTCGGCTACCTTGGGTTCAGGAGCTTATTTCTCCTTCCGTTCTGTAGACCAGAATCACCCAAGTTTAGGTACGCCTACCAATAGAATTACCCGTTACTGGGTTGTTGGCGGAAACAACGTGAGCAACTTCAACTACAATGTGACCCTGTCTTATGCAGACATTGATATTGTGGGAACGGAATCCTTAATAGTTGCCCGTTTTCTGGATCCTACAAACCAGTGGAGCAGCTTTGGTTCTGCCCAAACAGCCTCTAACCAGCTTTCGGCTACAGGTGTAACCCAGTTGGGAACATTTACCGGAGGCGATGATCTGCCCTTCCAGTCCAATCAGGATGGAGACTGGAATACGGCCAGCACTTGGTCGGGAGGAACAGTCCCAGGGCCTACTGACGACGTGACCATTTTACCTGGTCACCGGGTTACCGTAATGTCCGCCACTACCGTTCGTTCCGTCTCTGTGAACAATGGCGGAGTGATTGATCTTGCTGGAAATGACCTGAACGTGGAAGGCGATTGGTCCGGTTACGGTCAAATCGATGGAAACGGATCCATTGTGATGAATGGAACTTCGGCTCAGCAAATCAGCGGAACGACAGAATTTGGGGTCTTGGAAATTGACAACTCAGCTGGAGTGGCTGTGGTAGCCGGTTCTACATCGATCCGCACCCGTTTGGAGATTACTACCGGTAATTTTAACGCGGGGGGAAGAATAACCTTAATCTCTGATGCGTCCGGAACAGCAAGCATTGGTGAGATTACAGGTAGCTTATCAGGAACCATTACTTCTCAGCGACATATTTCTGCTGTAAACTCAGTGGATTACCGCCACATCTCAACACCGATCGCCAACTCTACTTTGAATGATATTAAGTATGATGCGACCAACAATCCAAATGGAATGTATTTCTACGGCTTCTCTGGGTCTAATAATCCGAGTGCTGGAATATCTTCCTGCTTCTATTTCAATGAAGCGGCAGCTGGTTCATCAGGAAGCTTTAATGACGGCTGGCAAGCTCCATCGTCCATTGGAAATTCCAACAACTACTTGAATGTACTCTCTTATTATTCTGGTGGTCCTAATTTCTCTTCCTATGACTTTAGCTTAAGTGGAGCTCCTAATCAAGGAAACATTACTTTGTCCAACTTGAGCTTTACTGGCGGAATGGGATGGCACTTGATTGGTAATCCTTATCCATCATCCATCGATTGGAATCAAGTGAGCTTGGTTGGAGTTGATGCAGTTGGTTATGTATTTACCGGTGGTGGTTATGTAGCTACTAATTTGCTTTCTCCTTCCAACTACATTGCACAGTATCAGGGATTCTTTGTACACGTTAATAGTGCCACCAATTCCATATCCTTCCAGGAGAATGACAAAGTGGATACCGATGCAGCTTTCCGCAAAGCGGCGCCATTGAGTAACCGCTTCAAGTTGTCATTGAAAAACTTGGGAGAAGACATTGTTACTTATTGTGCTTTGGATTTCAAGCAAGATGCAACGCTTGATTTCGATGGCAAGCACGATGCTTATATCATAGGTAATCCTGGAGCTATTCCTGACTTAGGATTTGCTATGGGCGGAGATGAATTACAGGTAAGCGCTGTTCCAGCTGGAATAAAAAAGCTGGAAGTTCCATTAATTACCCGTTGCCATGAATCCGGACAATTTGAATTGCATGTAGATCAGGTGCCAGAGGGTAATTTCTGTATGGTGCTTTATGACAAAAAGGAAAATACTTACCGTTCCTTGTCACAAGGAGATACTATCCGATTCTCTTTAACAGCAAATGAAAATGTTCACCGCTACGTCCTTCAGGTGTCTCAACCTTATGAAGAGTTGTATTACTCCACCGAGACTTGCCAGGGAAAAGAAGATGGTGACATTCTATTAAGTAATGTAGATCCTGCAAATTGGTCCCTTAGTGTGTTTGATCTTCAGGGAAACAGTCAGCTAATAGAAGTAGACGGACATTATCAAAAGGCCAAAGATTTGGCGCCAGGAATTTACAAGACCGTAGTGTCCGATGTACAGGGACAGTGCGAATCTCAAACTGAATTTATAACCATCACTGAGGCTCCAGGTAATTTTGCTGCATTTGAAGTGGTGAATTTGGGAGCTGATTTGGCTGGTGAAACCGAGGTGTCCTTTTATAATCAAAGTGAAGGAATGCGAACCATCGCCTGGATGTTTGGTGATGGTGAATCATCGAATGAAACGAATCCTACACATATATTTAAAGAGGAGGGAGTGTATACCGTATCTCAATTGGCTTTAGTAAATGCCGAATGTTATCAGGTACTAACCCAGGAAGTTGTGGTATCTGGAAACACCTTGTCTGCCGACATGACTTCTGCTTCTTCTATCCGCATTTATGATACAGGATTAGAATGGGTGTTGGAATTACCACGTGGAGAAGAGGACGTTCGTTTGGATGTGATGGATGTTAACGGTAAGGTTTTGGAAAGCTATCAGTGGGAAAGACTCGAAGCCGGAGAGCACCGGGTAGCACACGAATCCTGGTCTCAGGGATTGTACCTCTATCAATACCATTCTTCCGAAAGCGATTTGGCTGGAAAAATAATCCAGGGAAAATAA
- a CDS encoding DUF2141 domain-containing protein — protein MKTLKLLIILCLSILTLKGHAQTPVKKLTISYSNLSTSDGKIMVLIQNESEKDVSKMVLPVYNNEASVTLFLKPGKYGVTAYHDVNGNEELDTNFLGVPTEPYGFSNDARGTLGKPDYQDVLFDLSEDQTITFELK, from the coding sequence ATGAAAACACTGAAGCTTCTGATCATTCTGTGCCTGTCAATTTTAACACTTAAAGGCCATGCGCAAACACCGGTAAAAAAATTGACGATTTCTTATTCGAACCTATCTACTTCGGATGGAAAAATCATGGTTTTGATTCAAAATGAGTCGGAAAAGGATGTTTCCAAAATGGTTTTACCCGTGTACAACAACGAAGCCTCCGTAACCCTTTTCTTAAAACCCGGAAAATATGGAGTCACTGCTTACCATGATGTTAATGGCAATGAAGAGCTGGACACCAATTTCTTGGGAGTTCCTACCGAACCCTATGGCTTCTCCAATGATGCCCGCGGAACTTTAGGCAAACCCGACTACCAGGATGTTTTATTTGACCTTTCCGAAGACCAGACTATTACCTTTGAATTAAAGTAA
- a CDS encoding molybdopterin molybdotransferase MoeA, with translation MISIEEAYQRVINNTELASEELISVSESLHRRLTRTLEAPIHLPLFDNSAVDGYALGPNVNPAGATFEIAYEVPAGDTQKRTLNPGEVARIFTGAPIPENTASVVMQEFTQNDGNTVSFAENTPFKEGNHIRRKGKEVEMGKELFDRGWHINPATIGFLSSLGIDQVPCYTEPQITILSTGNELVEPGKEVKHGEIYESNCRMLIGALNQLGIRRIEAQKLGDDLEQTLKTLKAALNQSDYVIISGGISVGKYDFVKTANEQLGVESLFYKVRQKPGKPLFFGKKESCLVFALPGNPAAALTCFYRYLKPSLEKHGGSKNFDPSFLKLPLQQDFFKKGDRAVMLKASIQNGSVSLLDGQSSAMLYSFAEANALVQLPTEEKQYHTGDEVLVIPL, from the coding sequence ATGATTTCCATTGAAGAAGCCTATCAGCGGGTGATCAACAACACCGAACTGGCATCTGAAGAATTGATTTCGGTTTCCGAATCGCTCCATCGACGGTTGACCCGAACTTTGGAGGCTCCCATACACCTACCCCTTTTCGACAACTCAGCGGTGGACGGCTATGCCCTCGGTCCGAATGTAAATCCTGCTGGAGCTACCTTTGAAATAGCGTATGAAGTACCTGCAGGTGACACTCAAAAAAGAACCTTAAATCCGGGTGAAGTGGCTCGAATCTTCACCGGAGCTCCAATACCCGAAAACACCGCATCGGTGGTCATGCAAGAGTTTACCCAAAATGATGGAAATACGGTAAGCTTTGCGGAAAACACTCCCTTTAAAGAAGGTAACCACATCAGGCGAAAGGGAAAAGAAGTAGAAATGGGCAAAGAGCTTTTTGACCGGGGATGGCACATTAATCCAGCCACCATTGGATTTCTATCTTCTCTCGGCATTGATCAGGTTCCCTGCTACACCGAACCTCAGATAACCATACTTTCTACCGGAAACGAACTGGTGGAGCCCGGAAAGGAGGTTAAACATGGAGAGATCTACGAATCCAATTGCCGTATGCTCATTGGTGCCTTGAATCAACTTGGAATTAGGCGAATCGAGGCACAAAAATTAGGCGATGACCTCGAACAAACGCTAAAGACCTTGAAGGCTGCCCTCAATCAATCAGACTATGTGATCATCTCCGGAGGAATATCCGTTGGGAAATACGATTTCGTAAAAACAGCCAATGAGCAATTAGGCGTAGAATCTTTATTTTACAAAGTGCGTCAAAAGCCGGGCAAGCCTCTATTTTTTGGAAAGAAAGAAAGCTGTCTGGTATTTGCCTTACCTGGAAATCCGGCAGCAGCTCTTACCTGTTTTTACCGCTACCTCAAACCTTCACTGGAAAAACACGGAGGCTCTAAAAACTTCGACCCATCTTTTCTAAAACTTCCACTGCAACAAGATTTTTTCAAAAAAGGAGACCGCGCCGTAATGCTCAAAGCATCTATTCAAAATGGTTCCGTTAGCCTATTGGATGGGCAAAGTTCGGCCATGCTCTACTCCTTCGCAGAGGCCAATGCACTGGTGCAACTTCCGACTGAAGAAAAGCAATACCATACAGGAGATGAGGTTTTGGTGATTCCCTTGTAG